The genomic window ACACTGCATAGGTGTATTTGTTATCTAATAAATTATGAAGGGTGTTAAAATTGTCCTTGACATAGGGCCCATGTTAATCTTAAAAAAATGGGTGAGCGTAGACCGCCGCCCCCGTTTACGCAAATTTTCGCAAAATTAAGCAAGGGGGCCTAAAAACGGTCACATCAAAATTATCGCATAACTAAATATACACTTGCATTATTGCATACTTGAAATCGTCCTCAAGTGTGCATTTTTTATTGCTTTTTAATATAAAAAAGGTTCACAAAAATGTGAACCGATTATTATCAGGGCTGCAAACGAAAATTCAATGAAGCTATTTGGTATTACAAAAGTAAATTGAACACTGACAATAAAATAATATAAAAACAGTAAAATCTTCATAAGCATTCCTCCTCCTAAAACGCGATTCTTTTCGTTTGCTCTGAACCACACTTGGTCTGGTGAGTCATAGAGGAGCTTAACAGATGACTCATAAATATTATATCACAACATTATGAAGATTTCAATTATTCGGCTGTTGTTTATTGAATTTTACTGATAGAGGAGAACAGTTTATGACCGAAGAACAGAAAGTTAAAATTCGCAGAATGCGGCTTGACGGTAACGGATATAAGCATATTGCAAGTACACTTATTCTGCCGCTGAGTACAGTGAAATCATATTGTAAACGGAACGGACTTGTAGGCGTAGGACCAGTGGTGGCAATGAACAACGATGTATCTGTACAGCTTGGACTTATCTGTCGGAACTGCGGAAAACGGCTTAAGCATACAGCAGGCAAAAAAAGAAAAGTTTTTTGCTCGGACAAATGCAGAAAACAATATTGGAATTTACATGACGGAGGAAAAGTATGATTGAACATATAGAACCGAAAGCAACAGCAGACGGAGTTGCAGTGTATTGTGCTCACGATAAAATTGTCGATACAGACAGCTTGGTGGGCAATCCGAGAAATCCGAACAAGCACCCGAAGGAACAGATAACCGCATTGGCTAAAATCATAAAATGCCAAGGCTGGCGACATCCGATTGTAGTGTCAAACCGTTCCGGATTTGTGGTAAAAGGTCACGGAAGACTTCTTGCCGCAAAAGAAATCGGAGCAAAGCAAGTTCCCGTTGATTTTCAGGATTATGAAAGTGAAGCTTCGGAATATGCCGACCTTATGGCAGATAATAAAATACAGGAATTTTCAGAACTTGATATGAAAATGTCTGCTGATATTTTACAAGATATAAAGGACAGCGGTGACATTGAACTTGAGATGTCTGCATTTACGGAAGAAGCGCTTAATGAACTTCTCGCAAAATCACAAGAGGGTGAAGTTAAAGAAGATGATGCAGATTTGACACCTCCGGAAAATCCAGTGTCTGAACAAGGTGATATATGGCTTTTGGGAAAACACAGATTAATATGCGGTGACAGTACCAAAGCGGAAACATATGAAAACTTGATGAATGGCAAAAAAGTAAATCTTGTTGTAACGGATCCGCCGTATAATGTTGCATACGAGGGCACAGCAGGTACTATTCAAAATGACAGCATGGAGGACGGAAAGTTTTATGAATTTCTGTTTTCAGCTTTTAAGTGTATGTATGATGTTTGTGCAGACGGTGCAAGCATTTATGTTTTTCATGCTGATAAGGAAAGTATAAATTTCAGAACGGCATTTCGTGATGCCGGATTTTTCTGTCATCAAACGTGTATATGGGTGAAAAATACACCCGTGCTCGGCAGATGTGATTATCAGTATTGTCATGAGCCTATACTTGTCGGATGGAAACCTACAGCCGGACATAAGTGGTACTCTGACAGAAAGCAAAGAACGGTATGGAATTTTGACAAGCCGAAGAAATCAGAACTTCATCCGACAACAAAACCAATACCGCTTGTGGCATATCCGATACAAAATTCAAGTGTGGTCAATTCAGTTATTCTTGAACCGTTCGGCGGCAGTGGAAGTACATTGATTGCGTGTGAACAGACTGACCGTATATGTTATGCGATTGAGATTGATGAGAAGTTTGTAGATGTAATTGTAAGACGTTATGTGGATTTTAAAGAAAATTCAGATGACGTTTTTTTATTGCGTAACGGTGAAAAAATTCCGTACAGTGAGGTATTGACGAATGAGTAATTTAACACTTGGCTCATTATTTGACGGCAGCGGAGGTTTTCCTCTTGCCGGAATGATGGCTGGAATTACGCCTATATGGGCGAGTGAAATCGAACCATTTCCTATTCGGGTTACTACCAAGCGTATTCCGCATATGAAACACTACGGTGATATTTCAAAAATGAACGGCGGAAAGATTGAGCCGGTTGATATAATTACATTCGGAAGCCCTTGTCAAAACTTGTCTTTAGCAGGAAAACGTGAAGGGCTAAACGGTGAAAAATCATCAATGTTTTTTGAGGCAATTCGG from Hominilimicola fabiformis includes these protein-coding regions:
- a CDS encoding site-specific DNA-methyltransferase; the encoded protein is MIEHIEPKATADGVAVYCAHDKIVDTDSLVGNPRNPNKHPKEQITALAKIIKCQGWRHPIVVSNRSGFVVKGHGRLLAAKEIGAKQVPVDFQDYESEASEYADLMADNKIQEFSELDMKMSADILQDIKDSGDIELEMSAFTEEALNELLAKSQEGEVKEDDADLTPPENPVSEQGDIWLLGKHRLICGDSTKAETYENLMNGKKVNLVVTDPPYNVAYEGTAGTIQNDSMEDGKFYEFLFSAFKCMYDVCADGASIYVFHADKESINFRTAFRDAGFFCHQTCIWVKNTPVLGRCDYQYCHEPILVGWKPTAGHKWYSDRKQRTVWNFDKPKKSELHPTTKPIPLVAYPIQNSSVVNSVILEPFGGSGSTLIACEQTDRICYAIEIDEKFVDVIVRRYVDFKENSDDVFLLRNGEKIPYSEVLTNE